Proteins from a single region of Manis javanica isolate MJ-LG chromosome 5, MJ_LKY, whole genome shotgun sequence:
- the NRSN2 gene encoding neurensin-2 — translation MMPSCERSCGCSRGPNVEDGKWYGVRSYLHLFYEDCAGTALSDDPEGPPILCPRQAWPSLCWKISLSSGTLLLLLGVAALTTGYVVPPKLEGIGEGEFLVLDQRAADYNRALSTCRLAGTALCAAAGILLAICLFWATTGWLSQDTKAEPLESEADGHVEIFGDEPEQHLSPIFRDTSGQSWFSPPTSPFGQSSVQTIQPKRDS, via the exons ATGATGCCGAGCTGCGAACGCTCCTGCGGCTGTAGCCGTGGCCCCAATGTGGAAGATGGCAAATGGTATGGGGTCCGCTCCTATCTGCACCTCTTCTATGAGGACTGTGCAGGTACCGCCCTCAGTGATGACCCTGAAGGGCCTCCCATCCTGTGCCCCCGCCAAGCCTGGCCCTCACTGTGCTGGAAG ATCAGCCTGTCTTCCGGGACCCTCCTTCTGCTGCTGGGTGTGGCCGCCCTGACCACTGGCTATGTGGTGCCTCCCAAGCTGGAGGGCATTGGAGAGGGTGAATTCCTGGTATTGGATCAGCGGGCAGCTGACTACAACCGGGCCCTGAGCACCTGCCGCCTGGCAGGCACAGCCCTCTGTGCGGCAGCCGGGATTCTGCTGGCCATCTGCCTGTTCTGGGCAACGACCGGCTGGCTGAGCCAGGACACCAAGGCAGAACCCCTGGAGTCTGAAGCTGATGGCCATGTGGAAATCTTTGGGGATGAGCCAGAGCAGCACCTGTCCCCAATCTTCCGAGACACCAGTGGCCAATCTTGGTTCTCACCACCCACCAGCCCCTTTGGCCAATCTTCAGTGCAGACCATCCAACCCAAGCGGGACTCTTGA